A part of Bacteroidales bacterium genomic DNA contains:
- a CDS encoding calcium/sodium antiporter: MAQVYLFLFAGLALLFVSGKFLVDSSVAISRRLKIPKMIIGLTVVAFGTSAPELLVSLQAAFSGYPEIAMGNVVGSNISNILLVLAITALIFPIPVPASSVKRDWPMMMAVSLLLFAFSQDRWITRPEGGVLVGLLAGYIAYSVISARGLNATEAPSERKGAMKWWVAVIMFLVSCVGLAFGADLLVDNVALIAEELGISKRVVSVTMVAVGTSIPELATSVIAALKKETEISVGNIIGSNIMNILSVLGLTSLISPIAVSREIASFDIAWMLGASFLLVLLMLPASRSRITRWEGSIMIIIYLLYIYLLF; this comes from the coding sequence ATGGCACAAGTTTATCTTTTTCTGTTTGCCGGACTTGCACTGCTTTTTGTCAGTGGTAAATTCCTGGTTGATAGCAGTGTGGCTATTTCCCGGCGGCTGAAGATCCCTAAAATGATCATCGGGCTTACCGTGGTGGCCTTTGGGACCTCTGCTCCTGAACTGCTGGTGAGCCTTCAGGCTGCTTTTTCAGGCTACCCTGAAATTGCCATGGGCAATGTGGTGGGAAGTAATATCTCCAACATCCTTTTGGTCCTGGCTATTACTGCGCTTATATTTCCCATTCCTGTTCCTGCTTCCTCTGTAAAACGTGACTGGCCTATGATGATGGCAGTCTCCCTGCTTCTTTTTGCTTTCTCACAGGATAGATGGATTACCAGGCCTGAGGGAGGGGTACTTGTCGGATTACTGGCCGGGTATATTGCTTATTCAGTCATAAGTGCCCGGGGACTGAATGCCACAGAAGCTCCCTCTGAAAGGAAGGGAGCCATGAAATGGTGGGTGGCGGTAATTATGTTCCTGGTATCGTGCGTGGGGCTGGCTTTTGGTGCTGATCTGCTCGTAGATAATGTGGCCCTGATAGCAGAAGAGCTGGGTATTTCGAAAAGAGTGGTTTCCGTTACGATGGTGGCCGTGGGGACCAGCATACCGGAACTGGCTACCAGTGTCATTGCAGCGCTGAAAAAGGAAACAGAGATTTCGGTGGGGAATATTATTGGTTCCAATATCATGAACATTCTGTCGGTGCTGGGACTTACCAGCCTGATAAGTCCCATCGCTGTCAGCCGGGAAATAGCCAGCTTTGACATAGCCTGGATGCTGGGGGCCTCTTTTCTTCTGGTTTTGCTTATGTTGCCGGCCTCCCGCTCAAGGATTACCCGGTGGGAAGGAAGTATTATGATTATCATCTATCTGTTGTATATTTATCTCTTATTTTAA
- a CDS encoding twin-arginine translocase TatA/TatE family subunit: MFGIVLFISGQEIVFAVLIALLLFGSKEIPKLARTFGKGMKEFRKATEDIKREFESSTPEVMEDFKEIKKNLSKDVNDIRQNLTKDANEIGKNLTKDANEIGKNLTKDANEIGKNLTKDASTVGKNLSREASTVAKEVKKNLDIG; encoded by the coding sequence ATGTTTGGGATAGTACTATTTATTAGCGGGCAAGAGATCGTATTTGCTGTATTGATCGCGTTGTTGTTGTTTGGATCCAAGGAGATTCCTAAGCTTGCCAGGACATTCGGCAAGGGAATGAAAGAATTCAGAAAAGCTACCGAAGATATCAAGCGGGAGTTTGAAAGCAGCACCCCCGAGGTGATGGAAGATTTCAAGGAGATCAAGAAGAATCTTTCCAAAGATGTAAATGATATCAGGCAGAATCTCACCAAGGATGCCAATGAGATAGGAAAGAATCTCACCAAGGATGCCAATGAAATAGGAAAGAATCTCACCAAGGATGCCAATGAAATAGGAAAGAATCTCACCAAGGATGCCAGTACAGTTGGAAAGAATCTCTCCAGGGAAGCCAGTACAGTGGCGAAGGAGGTTAAGAAAAATCTGGACATCGGCTAG
- the secDF gene encoding protein translocase subunit SecDF, with translation MQNKGAIRFFTIVLALVSVYQLLFTVFAQKVERDAREVANGDVRIERSYLDSMKGEVVYNVLFKKYTYQECKEREVNLGLDLKGGMNVILEIAVEDIIRSLAASQFLTDPVFTETMALAHEKKINSQNDFVDLFAEAFEELNPGAQLAQFFMTPETRGEIDFNTTNGDVVTYLKAEAEDAIDNSYNVLRNRIDRFGVVQLNIQKLERQGRILVELPGVKEPERVTKLLTGTANLEFWTTYQAAEVWNYLDQANRTLADILRTEAQAGETADVERGEELLADETVEETLIPEEGLLLDTSGLDLLTDLDTTQVFDDQEAQFYRENPLIAVLTPYLDNQRNFIPGSTVGVVLLKDTAEVNSYLAIPQIRQLFPSDLKFAWHFQPQGEEQQFIRLHALKATRNNQPVMEGKYVTDARVGTDPYTGEFNVSMNMNSEGAKKWANVTRENVNQAIAIVLDGLVYSAPNVSEEIRGGSSSISGDFTQTDADDLANILKSGKMPARARIESSEVIGPTLGAKSVKDGLNSFLIAFVVVLAYMLFYYSRRAGMVADIALIANMFFLMGVLASLQAVLTLPGIAGIVLTIGMSVDANVLIYERIREELAAGKNLKTAIKDGYRNAYSAIFDAQITTFLTGLILFFFGTGPIKGFATTLVIGILTSLFSAIILTRLMYERMLVKSGKITFDTKISRNAFKNTKIDFLGKRKIFYMISGLIILGGIVSLVTRGLNTGVDFTGGRNYVITFNQDVETTEVQEHLEAAFGEAPTVITYGSRNTVRVTTKHLIDDDRPEVDSIIKAEMFAGLQPYLDSDTSLDEFINGQDYIISSHKVGPTIADDIKRTAVIVIIASLLIIFLYILARFRNWQFGLGALAALVHDVLIVLGLFSILDGVMPFSLELDQSFIAAILTVVGYSINDTVVVFDRIREYVGLQKKRERRDIINSALNSTLSRTFSTSLSTFFVLLSIFVFGGDVIRGFTFALLLGVIVGTYSSLFIATPVVYDTVKGDETTRILKGAVRK, from the coding sequence ATGCAAAATAAAGGTGCTATCAGGTTTTTTACGATTGTTCTTGCGCTGGTAAGTGTATACCAACTTCTGTTTACTGTGTTTGCCCAGAAGGTGGAGCGTGATGCCAGGGAAGTAGCCAATGGTGATGTACGCATAGAGCGTTCCTACCTGGATTCGATGAAAGGGGAAGTGGTGTATAATGTTCTGTTTAAAAAATATACCTACCAGGAGTGTAAAGAGAGAGAGGTAAACCTGGGACTTGACCTCAAAGGGGGAATGAATGTCATTCTGGAGATCGCCGTGGAGGATATTATTCGTTCCCTGGCAGCCAGCCAGTTCCTGACTGATCCGGTTTTTACAGAAACCATGGCACTTGCTCATGAGAAGAAAATCAACAGTCAGAATGATTTTGTGGATCTGTTTGCAGAAGCGTTCGAAGAGCTGAATCCCGGTGCTCAGCTGGCACAGTTTTTTATGACCCCTGAAACACGGGGTGAGATAGACTTCAATACCACCAATGGTGATGTGGTGACCTACCTCAAAGCGGAAGCAGAGGATGCTATTGATAATTCATACAATGTACTCAGAAACAGGATAGACCGCTTTGGAGTCGTTCAGTTGAATATACAGAAGCTGGAACGTCAGGGGAGGATCCTGGTGGAGCTTCCGGGCGTCAAGGAGCCGGAAAGGGTGACCAAGCTGCTTACAGGTACGGCCAACCTGGAATTCTGGACTACCTACCAGGCCGCTGAAGTATGGAACTACCTGGATCAGGCCAACCGGACCCTGGCCGATATATTAAGAACTGAGGCTCAGGCCGGGGAGACGGCTGATGTGGAAAGAGGTGAAGAGCTGCTTGCAGATGAGACGGTTGAAGAGACTCTTATTCCTGAAGAGGGTCTTTTGCTTGATACAAGCGGACTGGACCTGTTAACGGATCTGGATACCACCCAGGTTTTTGATGACCAGGAAGCTCAGTTTTATCGTGAAAATCCCCTGATCGCTGTCCTGACCCCCTATCTGGATAATCAGAGAAATTTTATTCCGGGATCTACTGTTGGTGTGGTATTGTTGAAAGATACAGCCGAAGTGAATTCCTACCTGGCCATTCCACAGATCAGGCAGTTATTCCCTTCTGATCTGAAATTTGCATGGCACTTTCAACCTCAGGGCGAAGAGCAGCAATTTATCAGGCTTCATGCCCTGAAGGCCACCAGGAATAATCAGCCGGTGATGGAAGGTAAATACGTGACCGATGCCCGGGTTGGTACGGATCCTTATACCGGTGAGTTCAATGTAAGTATGAACATGAACTCTGAAGGTGCTAAAAAATGGGCCAATGTGACCAGGGAGAACGTTAACCAGGCGATTGCGATTGTTCTGGACGGCCTGGTATATTCGGCTCCTAACGTTTCGGAAGAGATCCGGGGGGGCAGTTCCTCCATATCCGGTGATTTCACACAGACCGATGCAGACGACCTGGCCAATATTCTGAAATCGGGTAAGATGCCTGCCCGCGCCCGCATCGAATCCAGTGAGGTCATTGGACCGACCCTGGGTGCCAAGTCCGTCAAAGACGGTCTGAATTCCTTCCTGATAGCATTTGTGGTGGTTCTGGCTTATATGTTATTTTACTACAGCCGAAGGGCTGGTATGGTGGCCGATATTGCTCTGATCGCCAATATGTTCTTTCTGATGGGGGTTCTGGCTTCCCTGCAGGCAGTGCTCACCCTGCCGGGTATTGCCGGTATCGTATTGACCATAGGTATGTCGGTGGATGCGAACGTGCTGATCTACGAGCGGATTCGGGAAGAGCTGGCAGCGGGTAAGAATCTGAAAACCGCCATCAAGGATGGTTACCGGAATGCATACTCAGCTATTTTTGATGCGCAAATCACCACCTTTCTGACCGGCTTGATCCTGTTTTTCTTCGGAACCGGTCCCATCAAGGGTTTTGCCACCACGCTGGTCATTGGTATCCTGACTTCCCTGTTCAGCGCCATCATACTCACCAGGCTGATGTATGAGCGTATGCTGGTCAAAAGCGGAAAGATCACCTTCGATACCAAGATCTCCAGGAATGCCTTTAAAAACACCAAAATTGATTTCCTGGGAAAAAGAAAGATCTTTTATATGATTTCGGGCCTGATTATCCTGGGAGGCATTGTTTCCCTGGTCACCCGGGGATTGAACACCGGGGTGGATTTCACCGGTGGACGTAACTATGTCATCACCTTTAATCAGGATGTGGAAACCACCGAAGTACAGGAACACCTGGAGGCAGCTTTCGGAGAAGCTCCCACGGTCATTACCTATGGGTCACGAAATACAGTCAGAGTGACCACCAAGCACCTGATAGATGATGACCGGCCCGAGGTGGATTCGATCATCAAGGCGGAGATGTTTGCAGGGCTTCAGCCATATCTGGATAGCGATACCAGCCTGGATGAGTTTATTAACGGACAGGACTATATTATCAGTTCGCATAAGGTGGGTCCCACCATTGCCGATGATATTAAGCGGACGGCGGTCATCGTGATCATCGCCTCGCTGCTGATCATCTTCCTCTATATCCTGGCCAGGTTCAGGAACTGGCAGTTTGGTCTGGGGGCCCTGGCAGCGCTGGTACACGACGTTTTAATTGTTCTCGGGCTCTTCTCCATCCTGGATGGAGTTATGCCCTTCTCGCTGGAGCTGGATCAATCCTTTATTGCGGCCATTCTGACCGTGGTGGGTTACTCCATTAACGATACCGTGGTGGTGTTTGACCGCATCAGGGAATATGTGGGCCTGCAGAAGAAGCGGGAACGACGGGATATCATTAATTCGGCGCTGAACAGCACATTGAGCCGTACCTTCAGTACCTCGCTGAGTACCTTCTTTGTACTGCTCTCCATCTTTGTCTTTGGCGGGGACGTGATCCGGGGCTTTACCTTCGCATTGCTGCTGGGTGTGATTGTGGGTACTTACTCCTCCCTGTTTATTGCCACGCCTGTCGTATATGACACGGTCAAAGGGGATGAGACTACCCGGATTTTAAAAGGAGCTGTCAGGAAATAA
- a CDS encoding HAMP domain-containing sensor histidine kinase: protein MKSRFFIGSSVLALLVLIVVQYVFITETYRTKKEQFDSRFGSLAREAISKFNSLDYRYDFDSVLFLLDERALEFIYESRDSMSRKPGEVFQEILNQYREPEYFIRDYIHQAGEDPEFTYHLQVDELYLVDMGFRQRVYPNGPELPQAPANALLAGNFTHERNFFNISYSIYIDFVNRSKLILREMWLILVLDLLTLVLVFTVFILTLRNMLQQKRLSEMKSDFISNMTHELKTPLSTISVASSSLGKQEIMKVPERVEELSGLIKRQNRHLSDLIDRILDIHIWEKDQVRLKPQHIQLENWTRQLVAGFQLEHEKASPEICLDFRLNQSNYLMDGVHMSTVLNNLFSNAVRYGKHPCRIEVLMKDMDHCLWIRVSDNGPGIKKEDQKHLFEKFFRGEEARQRVVRGLGLGLYYVKQIVEAHGGTITVQSKTGEGTSFHIKIPTDDRPLTC from the coding sequence ATGAAGAGCCGGTTTTTCATAGGATCATCCGTCCTGGCACTGCTGGTCCTTATTGTGGTGCAATATGTTTTTATCACCGAGACTTACCGGACCAAGAAAGAGCAGTTCGATTCCCGCTTTGGGAGTCTTGCGAGAGAGGCGATTTCCAAATTCAACAGCCTGGATTATCGCTATGATTTTGATTCCGTTCTCTTTCTTCTGGACGAAAGGGCCCTGGAATTCATATATGAATCCCGGGATTCCATGAGCCGCAAACCGGGAGAAGTATTCCAGGAGATCTTAAATCAATACCGGGAACCTGAATATTTTATCCGCGACTATATTCACCAGGCTGGCGAGGACCCTGAATTTACCTATCACCTGCAGGTGGATGAACTCTACCTGGTAGATATGGGCTTCCGTCAACGGGTTTATCCCAACGGGCCGGAGCTGCCACAGGCCCCTGCCAATGCATTGCTGGCGGGGAACTTCACGCATGAGCGAAACTTTTTTAATATCTCCTACAGCATCTATATCGATTTTGTGAACCGCTCAAAGCTGATCCTGAGAGAGATGTGGTTAATCCTGGTACTGGACCTCCTAACCCTGGTCCTGGTATTTACCGTATTCATCCTGACTCTCCGGAACATGCTGCAGCAGAAACGTCTCTCGGAGATGAAAAGTGACTTTATCTCCAATATGACCCATGAGCTGAAAACACCCCTGTCCACCATTTCAGTGGCCTCCAGTTCCCTGGGCAAGCAGGAAATCATGAAGGTTCCGGAACGAGTTGAAGAGCTTTCGGGTCTGATCAAGAGACAGAACAGACATCTTTCTGATCTGATCGACCGGATCCTGGATATCCATATCTGGGAGAAAGATCAGGTAAGGCTGAAACCACAACACATCCAGCTGGAAAACTGGACCAGGCAGTTGGTAGCCGGGTTTCAACTGGAACATGAAAAGGCTTCTCCGGAGATCTGTTTGGATTTCCGGCTGAATCAGAGCAACTACCTGATGGATGGGGTCCATATGTCTACCGTCTTAAATAATCTTTTTTCCAATGCCGTACGCTACGGTAAGCATCCCTGCAGGATAGAAGTACTGATGAAAGATATGGATCACTGTTTATGGATCCGGGTATCGGACAATGGCCCGGGGATTAAAAAAGAGGACCAGAAACACCTTTTTGAAAAATTCTTCAGAGGCGAAGAGGCCAGGCAGCGGGTAGTCAGGGGACTGGGACTGGGTCTCTATTATGTGAAACAGATTGTAGAAGCGCACGGGGGGACCATCACCGTTCAGAGTAAAACCGGAGAGGGCACCTCCTTTCATATAAAAATACCGACAGATGATAGACCTCTTACTTGTTGA
- a CDS encoding response regulator transcription factor yields MIDLLLVEDDIDLQKVLAQYLELSGFHVYTANHGKHGLKVFQEHHVDLCILDVMMPVMDGFTLAAEIRKLDRSMPVVFLTARNQKEDRLKGLKFGADDYITKPFEAEELVLRLNNILKRAGKEDTSTFKIGCLHIKYSELLIEDGKNSYNLTPRESALLKYLIENQNHVVRREEILEDLWGQNDYFLGRSMDVFISRIRKYIQAEPSVSLETKRGVGFIFKISSHTPL; encoded by the coding sequence ATGATAGACCTCTTACTTGTTGAAGACGACATTGACCTCCAGAAAGTGCTGGCCCAGTACCTGGAGTTATCCGGCTTCCATGTATATACCGCTAACCATGGCAAACACGGCCTGAAGGTTTTCCAGGAGCATCATGTGGATCTTTGTATCCTGGATGTTATGATGCCGGTTATGGACGGATTTACCCTGGCAGCAGAGATCCGAAAATTGGACCGTTCTATGCCGGTGGTATTTCTTACTGCCAGGAATCAGAAAGAGGACCGGCTGAAAGGACTGAAATTTGGAGCGGACGACTACATCACCAAACCCTTCGAGGCGGAGGAGCTGGTTCTAAGGCTGAATAATATTTTGAAGAGAGCCGGCAAAGAAGATACCAGCACTTTTAAGATCGGATGCCTTCATATTAAATACAGTGAACTGCTGATCGAAGACGGGAAAAACAGCTATAACCTGACCCCCAGGGAATCGGCCTTATTGAAATATCTGATTGAAAACCAGAATCACGTAGTCAGGAGAGAAGAGATCCTGGAAGACCTCTGGGGTCAGAATGACTATTTCCTGGGCCGTTCCATGGATGTCTTTATTTCGAGAATCAGAAAATACATACAGGCCGAACCATCCGTTTCACTAGAAACAAAAAGGGGTGTGGGCTTTATCTTCAAGATCAGCTCCCACACCCCTTTGTAA